The genomic window aaaaaataattttcttacaCACAAGATACATAATCTCAatcatgtcaaaatcaattaaaaaattaagtttgGAGTGGTAAAATTAGATGAAACATTGATGACTTACTTTTGCAGAGAGAGGGGGGTGGAGTCTGCACATTGCAAACAGAAGGCAAGGCAAGAGCTAGAGTATGATTAACTTTGATCCCCAATGATGATCCActatcatcatcaacaatcagaCATAGACATATTGGTTGTGATTTCACAACACTTGCAAGTTGTATGCAGCATGTTGAAGTTGGGGTTGAAGAGTTCCCTGTGACATAGTCAAGACAAGGTGATAGACCCACCAACTCATTCATGCAATCTGGTTGTGCTGAAGCTCCTGCATATAACAATGCCAATATAACCAAAACAAGACtcatattcatttttaattgtgccattggttttttctttttttgtgaatattttattataatctTTTGAATTGAGAAGAAGATTTTTTGATGGAATTAATAGCTAAGATGGTTTAGAAGGATGGGATTGAATGTGTTTTTATagggaaataaaataaatagacaaaTATTTAGAAACTAGAAAGAGAAGGTAAGTTATTTGGACATCAGATACGCTGCAGTCGACAAAATGCCGCATTTACGTATTCAACACATCAAATGTTTCATATTTCActatactttttaatttatttaaaattaaaaaatatgaac from Trifolium pratense cultivar HEN17-A07 linkage group LG1, ARS_RC_1.1, whole genome shotgun sequence includes these protein-coding regions:
- the LOC123898672 gene encoding non-specific lipid transfer protein GPI-anchored 5-like isoform X1, with amino-acid sequence MAQLKMNMSLVLVILALLYAGASAQPDCMNELVGLSPCLDYVTGNSSTPTSTCCIQLASVVKSQPICLCLIVDDDSGSSLGIKVNHTLALALPSVCNVQTPPPSLCKTLHSAADSPAGVRSTTDDGSSGGNSIKLSLPLLFLVFAATYICFNFQDILAY
- the LOC123898672 gene encoding non-specific lipid transfer protein GPI-anchored 5-like isoform X2 — its product is MAQLKMNMSLVLVILALLYAGASAQPDCMNELVGLSPCLDYVTGNSSTPTSTCCIQLASVVKSQPICLCLIVDDDSGSSLGIKVNHTLALALPSVCNVQTPPPSLCKTADSPAGVRSTTDDGSSGGNSIKLSLPLLFLVFAATYICFNFQDILAY